The following are encoded in a window of Brevibacillus ruminantium genomic DNA:
- a CDS encoding GDSL-type esterase/lipase family protein, which yields MALEQKRPDLIRPGKFTVEAAADRRRNEFDFHNESLLFHQRPIDFLFFGDSITHWWDTATYFGSLGQVIVNRGIGGDTTAFALRRFAADVLQLRPAFVIILLGINNTWALDEWLPQDRKTPEQLHQEILTELKEMLTQSKAHGITPILCSLLPTRMDRYARNEIRNELVVRINESLQACARALDVIYVDYHRHLTDPDGLTLRKDLADDGLHPHVLGYNLMASVLRETLNSHGIRIG from the coding sequence ATGGCTTTGGAACAAAAAAGACCCGATCTCATCAGACCTGGTAAGTTCACAGTTGAGGCGGCAGCAGATCGACGCCGAAATGAATTTGATTTTCACAACGAGTCTCTGCTCTTTCACCAAAGGCCAATCGATTTTCTTTTTTTCGGAGACTCGATTACTCACTGGTGGGACACAGCTACCTACTTCGGCAGCTTGGGACAAGTGATTGTCAACCGCGGCATTGGCGGCGATACCACCGCGTTTGCCCTGCGCCGCTTTGCTGCCGACGTGCTGCAGCTCCGTCCCGCCTTCGTCATCATTTTGCTCGGCATCAACAATACATGGGCGCTGGATGAATGGCTGCCGCAGGACAGAAAGACACCAGAACAGCTGCACCAAGAGATTTTGACCGAGTTGAAAGAAATGCTGACGCAATCCAAAGCACATGGAATTACTCCCATTCTCTGCTCCCTGTTGCCAACTCGTATGGACCGATATGCCCGGAATGAAATCCGAAATGAATTGGTTGTCCGTATCAATGAATCGCTGCAAGCGTGCGCTCGTGCCCTGGATGTCATCTATGTCGATTACCACCGGCATCTGACAGATCCTGATGGACTGACCCTGCGAAAAGATTTGGCCGATGACGGTCTGCATCCCCACGTGCTGGGTTACAACCTGATGGCGTCCGTTTTGCGGGAAACTCTGAACAGTCACGGTATCCGTATTGGGTAA
- a CDS encoding amino acid ABC transporter substrate-binding protein → MKKLLFSALISSLLIGVVGCGSSGSGSSSNTAAPAPAPAPAPTEQKTEQNLLDKVKAEGKLVIGTEGTYSPFTYHDQSGKLTGYDVEVISEVAKRLGVEPVFQETQWDAMFAGLDSKRFDVVANQVGIRPDRQEKYDFSAPYTVSTAVLVTHKDNNTVTGFDSIKGLKAGQTLTSNLTDIAKQNGADIVAVEGFNQAIDLLVSKRVDITINDGLSLLDFLKQKPDTPIKIVAKHPDVAKNGFLFRKGSTELVEAVNQALDDMSKDGTLLKISEKWFGEDVSK, encoded by the coding sequence ATGAAAAAACTATTGTTTTCCGCTCTCATCTCGTCTCTGTTGATAGGCGTTGTAGGATGCGGCTCGTCAGGCTCTGGCTCTTCATCCAACACCGCTGCTCCGGCCCCTGCTCCAGCACCGGCCCCGACCGAGCAAAAGACTGAACAAAACTTGCTAGATAAAGTAAAAGCGGAAGGGAAGCTGGTGATTGGCACCGAAGGCACCTATTCACCGTTTACGTATCACGATCAATCAGGCAAACTGACCGGCTATGATGTTGAGGTGATTAGTGAAGTCGCGAAGCGCCTCGGAGTTGAGCCTGTCTTCCAGGAAACACAATGGGATGCCATGTTTGCCGGACTTGATTCCAAACGCTTTGACGTTGTCGCCAACCAGGTCGGCATCAGACCGGACCGTCAGGAAAAATACGATTTTTCCGCTCCGTACACCGTCTCTACCGCTGTACTGGTTACACATAAAGACAATAACACCGTTACAGGCTTTGACAGCATCAAGGGATTAAAGGCAGGACAAACCCTGACCAGCAATCTGACAGATATCGCCAAGCAAAACGGGGCAGATATCGTCGCCGTCGAAGGCTTCAATCAAGCGATCGACCTGCTCGTTTCCAAGCGTGTGGATATCACCATCAATGACGGCCTGTCTCTGCTCGATTTTCTAAAGCAAAAACCGGATACACCGATCAAGATCGTTGCCAAGCACCCGGATGTGGCGAAAAACGGCTTTCTTTTCCGCAAAGGCAGCACAGAACTGGTCGAAGCCGTCAATCAAGCGCTCGACGACATGAGCAAGGACGGAACGCTCCTAAAAATCTCTGAGAAATGGTTTGGTGAAGATGTTTCTAAGTAG
- a CDS encoding stalk domain-containing protein: MRGKKAMAILIGLQLMMAVPASAAGGQPASQPAHNPGSALITVNGHVTQLKQPSVNLNGRTYLAIEDLTDLLHAKWQTNEKKEVVVTLRTGETLTFQVNTNRVAVNNEWSEIGQGAILHNKEIYLPLRWVVERAGHELIWNSQTRTVDIVAPEGYDQFKQVDFASLSQEEKDFVQQVKKTAGLHKQGDLYVISRGQSPNPGYGIEIVGTEWSWEQLKVYVKLTKPEQGRMYAQVISYPFVTARVTLPPYTTVVLLDADTKKPLFEEAEGK; the protein is encoded by the coding sequence ATGAGAGGGAAAAAAGCGATGGCGATACTGATCGGGCTGCAACTGATGATGGCGGTACCAGCCAGTGCAGCAGGCGGTCAGCCAGCGAGCCAGCCGGCACATAATCCGGGAAGTGCGTTGATCACCGTAAATGGTCATGTTACTCAGCTAAAGCAGCCGTCTGTCAATTTAAACGGACGAACCTATTTGGCGATAGAAGACTTGACTGACCTGCTTCACGCCAAATGGCAAACAAACGAGAAAAAGGAAGTCGTAGTGACCCTGCGTACGGGGGAGACGCTCACTTTTCAGGTGAACACCAACCGTGTTGCGGTGAACAACGAGTGGAGTGAGATAGGCCAAGGAGCCATCCTGCACAACAAAGAGATCTATCTCCCGCTGAGATGGGTGGTGGAGAGGGCCGGGCACGAATTGATCTGGAATTCCCAAACAAGGACGGTGGATATCGTGGCGCCAGAGGGATATGACCAATTCAAGCAAGTCGATTTTGCGTCGCTGAGCCAGGAAGAAAAGGATTTTGTCCAACAGGTAAAAAAGACAGCAGGTCTGCACAAGCAAGGGGATTTGTACGTAATCTCCCGCGGTCAGTCGCCCAATCCCGGCTATGGCATTGAGATTGTCGGCACCGAGTGGAGCTGGGAGCAGCTCAAAGTGTACGTCAAGCTGACGAAACCGGAGCAGGGGCGGATGTATGCGCAGGTGATTTCGTATCCGTTCGTTACCGCCAGGGTCACGCTGCCTCCGTACACGACGGTGGTTTTGCTCGATGCCGATACGAAGAAGCCTTTGTTTGAAGAAGCAGAGGGGAAGTAA
- the abc-f gene encoding ribosomal protection-like ABC-F family protein — MIIVSAQNIYKGYGANPVLEGVTLEIKAGERAGFVGPNGAGKTTLFKLLAGMEQQDQGELFRARGSVWAYLPQTPIYPEAWTGQDVIASAFADGLRLQEELRELERQLSLCTAEDPDLERLIHRYQQKQDAFEQLGGYTWEVRMAQVVEGLGIEGHLLSTPFVQLSGGEKTKIGLAKLLCEKSDVLLLDEPTNHLDVEAMEWLEGFLREYEGTILLISHDRHFLDAVVTSIYHVDGGEVEHYHGNYSYFATEREERLLRQFEAYEEQQKKIKKMQETIKRLKEWGNRSNPPNEAFHRRAKSMEKALARIERIERPRLEAERMGLSFQKADRSGEDVLIASKLHKAFGEKQLVNGADLLLRYGERKALLGPNGCGKSTFIKMMLGEVAPDSGTVRIGASVTVGYLSQQALEGDQQRRLIDVFRETAGISEAEARHRLARFLFYGEHVFKRLGQLSGGERMRLRLAQLMHQEINLLILDEPTNHLDIESRETLEEALTDFRGSLFIVSHDRYFLQKMVNGVYWMEQGRLVHYEGSFQEAVEKRKQGRSESVVSSKTASKGVSVPAETPAETSPKSSEKTPTGEPAEPFAQTSSQSSAKAPAQVPAKAIVSTSSQPSDKDQAQASAQTTAQASAQASAQTQDRVSVQPPAEAKVKEPAKRVNAFKLAALEGKIAELEEKREQLLQLLFEGSEDYTELMKWQKELENVEQERDDCYLEWVAMQEG, encoded by the coding sequence ATGATTATCGTATCTGCACAAAACATTTACAAAGGCTATGGCGCGAACCCTGTACTGGAAGGGGTTACGCTGGAGATAAAAGCAGGAGAGCGGGCTGGCTTTGTCGGCCCCAATGGCGCTGGTAAAACCACATTGTTCAAGCTGCTGGCCGGCATGGAGCAGCAGGACCAGGGAGAGCTTTTCCGGGCGCGAGGGAGTGTGTGGGCCTATTTGCCGCAGACGCCGATCTACCCGGAGGCGTGGACGGGACAAGACGTGATCGCCAGTGCCTTCGCGGATGGATTGCGTTTGCAGGAGGAGCTCAGGGAGCTGGAGAGACAACTGAGCCTCTGCACGGCAGAAGACCCCGATCTGGAGCGGCTGATCCATCGCTATCAGCAAAAGCAGGATGCCTTCGAGCAGTTGGGCGGCTACACCTGGGAAGTGCGGATGGCCCAGGTGGTAGAGGGATTGGGTATCGAAGGCCATCTCCTGTCCACCCCCTTTGTTCAGCTCAGCGGCGGTGAGAAGACCAAGATCGGCCTGGCAAAGCTTCTCTGCGAGAAAAGCGACGTGCTGCTTCTCGATGAGCCGACGAACCATCTGGATGTGGAGGCCATGGAGTGGCTGGAGGGTTTTCTGCGAGAGTATGAGGGAACCATTCTCCTGATTTCGCATGACCGCCATTTTCTCGATGCCGTCGTTACTTCGATCTACCATGTGGACGGCGGCGAGGTCGAGCATTATCACGGCAATTACAGTTATTTTGCTACGGAAAGGGAAGAGAGGCTGCTGCGCCAGTTTGAGGCTTACGAAGAGCAGCAGAAGAAGATCAAGAAAATGCAGGAGACGATCAAGCGGCTCAAAGAGTGGGGCAACCGCTCCAATCCGCCGAACGAAGCTTTCCATCGCCGGGCCAAAAGCATGGAAAAGGCATTGGCCCGAATTGAGCGGATTGAGCGACCGCGGCTGGAAGCGGAACGAATGGGACTTTCTTTTCAAAAAGCGGACAGAAGCGGCGAGGATGTCCTAATCGCCTCCAAGCTGCACAAAGCTTTTGGGGAGAAACAGCTAGTAAACGGAGCGGATTTGCTTCTGCGCTACGGAGAAAGGAAGGCCCTTCTCGGCCCGAATGGATGCGGGAAGTCTACCTTTATTAAAATGATGCTGGGAGAAGTGGCGCCGGACAGCGGTACGGTTCGGATCGGAGCCAGCGTCACGGTAGGTTATCTCTCGCAGCAAGCCCTGGAGGGGGATCAGCAGCGAAGGCTGATCGATGTTTTCCGGGAGACAGCCGGGATTTCCGAAGCAGAAGCGCGTCATCGTCTCGCCCGCTTTCTCTTTTACGGTGAGCATGTATTCAAGCGCCTCGGACAACTGAGCGGCGGGGAGCGGATGAGGCTGCGGCTGGCACAGCTGATGCATCAGGAGATCAATTTGCTGATTCTCGACGAGCCGACCAATCATTTGGATATCGAGTCGCGCGAGACGCTGGAGGAAGCGTTAACGGATTTTCGCGGTTCTTTGTTCATCGTGTCTCATGACCGCTACTTTTTGCAGAAGATGGTGAACGGCGTGTACTGGATGGAGCAAGGGCGTCTGGTGCACTACGAAGGATCGTTTCAGGAAGCTGTGGAGAAGAGAAAACAGGGGCGTAGCGAATCGGTTGTCTCATCAAAGACGGCGTCAAAGGGGGTATCTGTTCCTGCAGAGACTCCTGCTGAGACGTCACCAAAGTCATCGGAAAAGACTCCAACTGGGGAACCTGCTGAGCCTTTTGCGCAGACTTCATCACAGTCATCGGCCAAGGCTCCAGCTCAGGTACCTGCCAAGGCTATTGTTTCGACTTCTTCACAACCATCAGATAAGGATCAAGCTCAGGCCTCAGCCCAGACTACGGCCCAAGCATCAGCTCAGGCTTCGGCCCAGACTCAGGACCGAGTTTCCGTCCAGCCTCCCGCCGAGGCAAAAGTCAAGGAACCTGCGAAAAGGGTCAATGCCTTCAAGCTGGCAGCGCTGGAAGGCAAGATCGCCGAATTGGAAGAAAAACGGGAACAGCTGCTGCAGCTTTTATTCGAGGGGAGCGAGGATTATACGGAGCTGATGAAGTGGCAGAAGGAATTGGAAAACGTGGAGCAGGAGCGTGATGACTGCTATTTGGAGTGGGTCGCCATGCAGGAAGGATAA
- a CDS encoding amino acid ABC transporter substrate-binding protein: protein MKKLIFSALISTLLLGVAGCGNSPAPAKPDQSSAPNQSAAAPQNLLEKVKAEGKLVIGTEGTYSPFTFHDQSGKLTGYDVDVVTEVAKRLGVEPVFQETQWDAMFAGLDAKRFDLIANEVGVRPDRQEKYDFSTPYSISRAVLVAHKDNETVKDFPDIKGRKAGQSMTSNYADMARDLGADIVAVDNFNNAMELIATKRVEVVLNDNLTVLDFLKQRPDTPIKIVKVREEGLPCAFMFRKGSEELIQEINKVLDGMHQDGTLKQISEKWFGEDISK from the coding sequence ATGAAGAAATTGATTTTCTCAGCACTTATTTCGACACTACTGCTTGGAGTAGCGGGTTGCGGGAACTCCCCTGCACCGGCCAAACCAGATCAATCTTCGGCACCCAACCAATCGGCAGCCGCTCCGCAAAACCTGCTGGAAAAAGTAAAAGCAGAGGGCAAACTCGTCATCGGAACAGAGGGCACCTACTCCCCTTTTACTTTTCACGATCAATCCGGCAAGCTGACCGGCTATGATGTAGATGTGGTGACAGAAGTAGCCAAACGCCTCGGCGTCGAGCCCGTCTTCCAGGAGACGCAATGGGATGCCATGTTTGCCGGACTGGACGCGAAGCGCTTTGATCTGATTGCCAACGAAGTGGGTGTGCGTCCGGACCGTCAGGAGAAATATGATTTCTCCACGCCGTATTCCATCTCCCGCGCAGTGCTGGTAGCGCATAAAGACAACGAGACGGTAAAGGACTTCCCGGATATCAAAGGGCGGAAAGCAGGCCAATCGATGACCAGCAACTACGCTGACATGGCCCGCGATCTGGGGGCGGATATCGTCGCGGTCGACAACTTTAATAACGCCATGGAGCTGATCGCAACCAAGCGCGTTGAAGTCGTCCTGAACGACAACCTGACTGTCCTTGATTTTCTGAAGCAAAGACCCGATACGCCGATCAAAATCGTCAAAGTGAGAGAGGAAGGTCTCCCTTGCGCGTTCATGTTCCGCAAAGGAAGCGAGGAGCTGATCCAGGAAATCAATAAGGTGCTGGACGGCATGCATCAGGATGGCACCTTGAAACAGATTTCTGAAAAATGGTTTGGCGAGGATATTTCCAAGTAA
- a CDS encoding peptide MFS transporter, with protein MNTAIQSQGGKTKHPPGLYLLFFTELWERFSYYGMRALLTLYLTTELVSGGLGIDKSVAMSIYGFFTGAVYFTPVLGGYLTDRFLGRRTAITIGGITMAVGNFLLFAIPSSVGLCLGLALLIIGNGFFKPNISTLVGELYPENDKRRDAAFTIFYMGINIGGFIAPLVCGFLAEEYFKTVFNDVVIYGFKYGFLAAAVGMVVGQIAFNLLGDRYLGEIGKKPIGKSEVPELQETANRPLTQKEKQRTAVIVILACFVVFFWAGFEQAGSSLTLYTDLFVDRTIDGWEVPTSWFQSLNPFFIVLLAPLVSILWVKLAGRDKGDIKIPTKMGLGMVMLGLGYMILLLAVWQTGSDETHIAVKSPMIIIILTYFMHTLGELFLSPVGLSMVSSIAPAKLASLLMGIWLASTGVANVLAGQLAAYTQSLGYFEVFSLIGVLAIVLGLVLLLVSRKLVQMME; from the coding sequence ATGAATACGGCCATACAATCACAGGGAGGAAAAACGAAGCATCCCCCAGGTTTGTATCTGCTATTTTTTACGGAGCTTTGGGAGCGTTTCAGCTATTACGGCATGCGGGCGCTCTTGACATTATACCTGACAACAGAGCTGGTCAGCGGCGGGCTGGGCATTGACAAGAGCGTGGCGATGAGTATTTACGGTTTTTTTACGGGAGCTGTCTACTTTACGCCTGTCCTGGGCGGCTATCTGACTGACCGCTTCCTGGGCAGACGCACTGCGATTACGATCGGCGGGATTACAATGGCAGTGGGCAACTTTCTTCTCTTTGCCATACCAAGTTCGGTGGGCCTCTGTCTGGGACTCGCTTTGCTGATCATCGGGAACGGTTTTTTCAAGCCCAATATTTCAACACTGGTCGGCGAGCTCTATCCGGAAAATGACAAACGCCGAGATGCAGCCTTTACGATCTTTTACATGGGAATCAACATCGGCGGATTTATCGCTCCGCTGGTTTGCGGCTTTTTAGCTGAAGAATATTTTAAGACAGTGTTTAATGATGTGGTGATCTACGGATTCAAATACGGCTTTTTGGCTGCTGCTGTCGGAATGGTGGTGGGACAGATTGCCTTCAATCTGTTGGGGGACCGCTATTTGGGAGAGATCGGGAAAAAGCCGATCGGCAAGAGTGAAGTGCCTGAATTGCAGGAGACAGCCAATCGGCCATTGACCCAAAAGGAAAAGCAAAGGACAGCCGTCATTGTGATTCTGGCTTGCTTTGTCGTCTTTTTCTGGGCTGGATTTGAGCAGGCCGGGAGTTCTCTGACGCTCTATACAGATTTATTTGTCGATCGAACGATTGATGGTTGGGAAGTGCCGACCTCCTGGTTTCAGTCACTCAACCCGTTTTTTATCGTTTTGCTGGCCCCCCTCGTCTCCATACTCTGGGTCAAATTGGCCGGACGGGATAAGGGCGACATAAAAATCCCGACAAAAATGGGGTTGGGCATGGTCATGCTTGGGCTCGGCTATATGATTTTACTTTTGGCTGTCTGGCAAACGGGGAGCGACGAAACGCACATCGCCGTCAAGTCGCCCATGATCATCATCATCCTGACCTATTTCATGCACACGCTTGGGGAGCTGTTTCTTTCCCCTGTCGGCCTTTCGATGGTGAGCTCGATTGCGCCGGCCAAACTGGCATCGCTCTTGATGGGAATCTGGCTGGCCAGCACCGGAGTGGCCAATGTACTGGCCGGCCAACTGGCAGCCTACACGCAATCACTCGGGTATTTTGAAGTCTTTAGTCTGATTGGCGTGCTGGCGATTGTGCTTGGTTTAGTGCTGCTGCTCGTGTCACGCAAGCTTGTACAGATGATGGAGTAG
- a CDS encoding tubby C-terminal domain-like protein yields MLYLLTLFVVGLIGITLRFVIKGEFDLEQLLILSMLPIGAILVWLLQKRQIRRDSTYQPKQPEPRWQSSVAERHSSGRKLLYRGGEIYATYSRYYRKRWQEIFNQVIDGKGNGYLNLSFTKADGTAIRFVDQKESMLRWNEAWQIVQDGQVIGEIKTDFTVKNSVALQEGITLIWKDQSYYFKSFRLDSRTEVMRDQQVIAKGKRSDLFRSHYQFEVITDQVDEEEESILAMVYVLFVYIHK; encoded by the coding sequence TTGCTCTATTTATTGACGTTATTCGTCGTTGGACTCATAGGGATCACCCTGCGTTTTGTCATCAAGGGTGAATTCGACCTGGAACAACTGCTGATCCTGTCCATGCTGCCTATCGGAGCGATTCTGGTTTGGTTGCTCCAAAAGCGGCAGATCAGAAGAGATTCTACCTACCAGCCCAAACAGCCCGAGCCCCGGTGGCAATCTTCTGTAGCGGAGCGACATTCTTCCGGACGGAAGCTGCTTTATCGCGGCGGCGAGATTTACGCGACGTATTCTCGCTATTACAGAAAGCGTTGGCAGGAGATATTCAACCAAGTCATAGACGGCAAGGGAAATGGCTATCTGAATCTCTCGTTTACGAAAGCGGACGGGACTGCGATCAGGTTTGTGGATCAGAAGGAAAGCATGCTGCGTTGGAATGAAGCCTGGCAGATTGTCCAGGACGGGCAAGTAATCGGTGAGATTAAAACGGATTTTACGGTCAAGAACAGCGTTGCTCTGCAGGAAGGGATTACGCTGATTTGGAAGGACCAGTCCTACTATTTTAAATCCTTTCGACTGGATTCACGGACAGAAGTGATGCGGGATCAGCAAGTGATTGCCAAAGGCAAGCGTTCGGATCTGTTCCGCTCCCACTATCAGTTTGAAGTCATCACTGATCAGGTGGATGAGGAGGAAGAGTCCATCCTGGCGATGGTGTATGTACTCTTTGTCTATATCCATAAATAA
- a CDS encoding amino acid ABC transporter ATP-binding protein has product MITITNLHKQFHALDVLKGISLTVEKGKVVVIIGPSGSGKTTLLRCLNALEIPSAGSVQIGSVQLDFSKKAAKQDILRLRKQTGMVFQSYNLFPHMTARQNVMEGPITVKGEKPEKAKAKADKLLTKVGLADKLDHYPAQLSGGQQQRVGIARALAMDPQVMLFDEPTSALDPELVGEVLKVMKELALEGMTMVVVTHEMAFAREVADEIIFMDQGVIVERGTPEQLFAKPKEERTRQFLQHLK; this is encoded by the coding sequence ATGATTACCATCACCAATCTACACAAACAATTTCACGCACTGGACGTTCTGAAAGGCATCTCACTGACCGTAGAAAAGGGCAAGGTCGTCGTGATCATCGGTCCATCCGGTTCTGGCAAAACGACTTTGCTCCGCTGCCTGAACGCACTGGAAATCCCTTCTGCAGGGAGTGTGCAAATCGGTTCTGTCCAGCTTGATTTTTCCAAAAAGGCAGCCAAGCAGGATATCCTGCGTCTACGCAAACAGACCGGAATGGTCTTTCAAAGCTATAATCTCTTCCCGCACATGACCGCTCGACAAAACGTGATGGAAGGGCCTATTACGGTGAAAGGCGAAAAGCCGGAGAAAGCCAAAGCAAAAGCAGACAAGCTGCTGACCAAGGTCGGCCTGGCGGACAAGCTTGACCATTATCCGGCCCAGCTCTCCGGTGGGCAGCAGCAGCGTGTCGGAATCGCACGTGCGCTTGCCATGGACCCGCAGGTCATGCTTTTTGATGAGCCGACTTCGGCACTGGACCCTGAGTTGGTCGGTGAAGTGCTGAAAGTTATGAAAGAGCTTGCTCTGGAGGGGATGACCATGGTCGTTGTCACGCATGAAATGGCTTTTGCCCGCGAAGTGGCTGACGAGATCATCTTTATGGATCAAGGAGTCATCGTGGAGCGTGGCACGCCGGAGCAGCTTTTCGCTAAGCCGAAAGAAGAGCGGACGCGCCAATTCCTGCAGCATTTGAAATGA
- a CDS encoding AEC family transporter: MEMSLLLQSILLMGAIIAIGSAIGYRHPLTGESRQLIITIIVNVAMPCIILDGVFQTPIDSQTLTQIIAIFSISVLLNCLGILLGWLGARTLPLPEKKRREMAILSGLGNTGFIGLPLCAALFGPKGALLAAVFDAGVDVVMWTVAVMMLQERGSFSLKGLKAVVNIPMVAIVFGLGSAMLGWMPPEPVKHLVGTLAKLASPLAMMYIGMLLPLLLRKKPHISLPVIGMPVTFKLFIFPLTAALLLSVLHLDAEITRVTIIQVAMPTLTMASILFARYAGDEEMGAMTTVFSTLLALLTIPAVIMVGNLFFH, from the coding sequence ATGGAAATGTCGCTGCTGCTCCAATCGATTTTGCTGATGGGTGCAATTATCGCGATCGGGAGCGCTATTGGTTATCGGCATCCGCTGACGGGGGAATCCCGTCAGCTCATCATCACGATTATCGTCAACGTAGCGATGCCGTGCATTATTCTGGACGGGGTCTTTCAAACCCCGATAGACAGCCAGACGCTGACGCAAATTATTGCAATTTTTTCTATTTCCGTACTATTGAATTGTTTAGGCATTTTGCTGGGCTGGCTGGGTGCGAGGACTCTGCCTTTGCCGGAAAAAAAGCGGCGGGAAATGGCGATTTTGTCCGGACTTGGCAATACTGGATTTATTGGATTGCCGCTCTGTGCGGCCCTGTTTGGTCCCAAAGGCGCTCTTTTGGCAGCAGTTTTTGATGCCGGTGTCGATGTGGTGATGTGGACTGTGGCCGTGATGATGCTGCAGGAGAGAGGGTCTTTCAGTCTGAAAGGATTGAAGGCAGTAGTAAATATCCCGATGGTAGCGATCGTGTTTGGACTTGGCTCCGCCATGCTGGGCTGGATGCCGCCTGAGCCGGTGAAGCATCTGGTCGGAACGTTGGCCAAGCTGGCCTCTCCGCTGGCGATGATGTACATCGGTATGCTGCTGCCATTATTATTGAGAAAAAAGCCGCACATCTCTTTGCCTGTCATCGGGATGCCGGTAACGTTCAAGCTCTTTATCTTCCCCCTGACGGCCGCCCTGCTGCTTTCCGTTCTGCATCTGGATGCGGAGATCACGCGCGTCACCATCATTCAGGTGGCGATGCCGACGCTGACGATGGCTTCGATTCTCTTTGCCCGTTATGCCGGAGATGAAGAGATGGGGGCCATGACGACCGTTTTCTCCACGCTGCTCGCTCTGCTGACGATCCCGGCTGTGATTATGGTAGGGAATTTGTTTTTTCACTGA
- a CDS encoding amino acid ABC transporter permease: MFLSSFFENPERIDRWVSIAKTSFWPLLKGALTFSLSLSLVAFVIGLVIAIFTALARISGNNVLSGIARIYVSIIRGTPLLVQLFIIFFGLPSIGITIDPFPSAVIGFSLNVGAYASEVVRAAILSIPKGQWEAGYSIGMTYRQALIRIILPQAARVSVPPLSNSYIGLVKDTSLAAAILVPEMFRKAQEIAAATYEPLLVYSEAALIYWVICFVLSVIQDRIENRLDRYVA; encoded by the coding sequence ATGTTTCTAAGTAGCTTTTTCGAGAATCCGGAACGCATTGACCGATGGGTAAGCATTGCGAAAACCTCCTTCTGGCCGCTTTTGAAGGGCGCCCTTACCTTTTCTCTGTCTCTTTCGCTGGTAGCTTTTGTGATTGGACTCGTCATCGCGATTTTTACCGCGTTGGCCCGTATTTCCGGGAATAACGTGCTGAGCGGCATTGCCCGCATCTATGTTTCGATTATTCGCGGTACGCCCCTGCTGGTTCAGTTGTTCATTATCTTTTTCGGACTGCCCAGCATCGGGATTACGATCGATCCGTTTCCGTCGGCCGTGATCGGTTTCTCTCTAAACGTAGGCGCTTATGCGTCCGAGGTGGTACGTGCCGCTATCCTGTCCATCCCCAAAGGGCAGTGGGAAGCTGGCTACTCCATCGGCATGACCTACCGGCAGGCATTGATCCGCATCATCCTGCCACAGGCTGCGCGCGTCTCGGTGCCGCCTTTGTCCAATTCGTACATCGGTCTGGTCAAAGACACCTCGCTTGCCGCTGCCATTCTGGTGCCGGAGATGTTCCGAAAAGCGCAGGAGATTGCCGCAGCCACCTATGAGCCGCTGCTTGTTTACTCGGAAGCGGCATTGATCTACTGGGTGATTTGTTTCGTACTCTCGGTGATCCAGGATCGCATCGAGAACCGGCTTGATCGTTACGTCGCCTAA